One stretch of Zingiber officinale cultivar Zhangliang chromosome 6B, Zo_v1.1, whole genome shotgun sequence DNA includes these proteins:
- the LOC121990171 gene encoding senescence-specific cysteine protease SAG39-like, whose protein sequence is MGRIPAAAFTVKQCLVLAALFAVISSTAWGRKLSYPESMSMAERHERWMAQHGRVYRDDAEKQRRFDIFKSNVELIDSFNAAGKHKYSLGINQFADMTNEEFKSSYTGFKNMIAAKPIRKGGFMYENVSATPKSVDWRTKGAVTPIKDQGQCGCCWAFSAVAAMEGITKLTAGKLISLS, encoded by the exons ATGGGTAGAATTCCAGCCGCCGCCTTCACCGTGAAGCAATGCCTCGTCTTGGCGGCCTTGTTCGCTGTAATATCAAGCACCGCTTGGGGGCGCAAGCTAAGTTATCCAGAGAGCATGTCCATGGCAGAGAGGCACGAGCGGTGGATGGCGCAGCACGGGCGCGTCTACCGCGATGACGCAGAGAAGCAGCGCCGCTTCGACATCTTCAAGTCCAACGTCGAGCTCATCGACTCGTTCAACGCCGCCGGCAAGCACAAGTACTCGCTGGGCATCAACCAGTTCGCCGACATGACCAACGAGGAGTTCAAATCTTCCTACACTGGCTTCAAGAATATGATCGCGGCGAAGCCGATCAGGAAGGGAGGATTCATGTACGAGAACGTGTCCGCGACGCCGAAGAGCGTCGACTGGAGGACCAAAGGAGCAGTCACTCCCATCAAAGATCAAGGGCAGTGTG GATGTTGCTGGGCGTTCTCGGCAGTGGCGGCGATGGAGGGCATCACCAAGCTCACCGCTGGCAAGTTGATCTCTCTCTCCTAG
- the LOC121990970 gene encoding senescence-specific cysteine protease SAG39-like codes for MDNAFEFIINNGGLATETKYPYQATDGTCSKQKSSPSAAAISGYEDVPADDEAALRKAVAHQPVSVAIEASGSAFQFYNGGVFTGECGTDLDHGVTAVGYGATSDGSKYWLVKNSWGADWGENGYIRMERDVDAKEGLCGIAMQASYPTA; via the coding sequence ATGGACAACGCGTTCGAGTTCATCATCAACAACGGCGGCCTCGCCACCGAGACCAAGTACCCTTACCAGGCCACCGACGGCACCTGCAGCAAGCAGAAATCCTCCCCCTCCGCCGCCGCCATCAGTGGGTACGAGGACGTGCCTGCTGACGATGAGGCGGCGCTCCGCAAGGCCGTGGCCCACCAGCCGGTGTCTGTGGCGATAGAGGCCAGCGGATCGGCCTTCCAGTTCTACAACGGCGGCGTCTTCACGGGGGAATGCGGAACTGATCTCGACCACGGCGTCACAGCGGTGGGCTACGGCGCGACGAGCGATGGCAGCAAGTACTGGCTGGTGAAGAATTCTTGGGGTGCCGATTGGGGGGAGAACGGCTACATAAGGATGGAAAGGGACGTGGATGCTAAGGAAGGGCTGTGTGGTATCGCCATGCAAGCTTCCTACCCAACTGCTTGA